A part of Anaeromyxobacter diazotrophicus genomic DNA contains:
- a CDS encoding ATP-binding protein — protein sequence MIREILEIDESKCDGCGQCIPSCAEGALYLEGGKVRLKDDALCDGLGACLGECPKGALKVTRREAPAFDEAAVKAHAAHPRPALTVAPSPAELGCPGARPRTLAPVSEPRPAARPRLSIVTEAPPPLVPEGGSKLGQWPVQIHLVSPDAPYLRGADVLVAADCVPFAYARFHDDFLAGRRVLVGCPKLDDLSAYAAKLAETFRRAQPRSVTVVKMEVPCCNGIAAAVRQALALSGHAAPLEVATVGIAGSVVSRVS from the coding sequence ATGATCCGCGAAATCCTCGAGATCGACGAGTCGAAGTGCGACGGCTGCGGCCAGTGCATCCCCTCCTGCGCGGAGGGGGCGCTCTACCTCGAGGGCGGCAAGGTGCGGCTCAAGGACGACGCGCTCTGCGACGGCCTCGGCGCCTGCCTGGGCGAGTGTCCGAAGGGCGCGCTCAAGGTCACGCGGCGCGAGGCGCCGGCGTTCGACGAGGCGGCCGTGAAGGCGCACGCGGCGCACCCGCGCCCCGCGCTCACCGTGGCGCCCTCGCCGGCCGAGCTGGGCTGCCCCGGCGCGCGCCCGCGGACCCTCGCGCCGGTGTCCGAGCCTCGGCCGGCCGCCCGGCCCCGGCTCTCGATCGTGACCGAGGCGCCGCCGCCGCTGGTGCCGGAGGGGGGGAGCAAGCTCGGGCAGTGGCCGGTGCAGATCCACCTCGTCTCGCCCGACGCCCCCTACCTCCGCGGCGCCGACGTGCTCGTCGCGGCGGACTGCGTCCCCTTCGCCTACGCCCGCTTCCACGACGACTTCCTGGCCGGCCGCCGCGTGCTGGTCGGCTGCCCCAAGCTCGACGACCTCTCCGCCTATGCCGCGAAGCTGGCCGAGACCTTCCGCCGCGCGCAGCCGCGCAGCGTGACGGTGGTGAAGATGGAGGTCCCCTGCTGCAACGGGATCGCCGCGGCGGTCCGGCAGGCGCTGGCGCTCTCCGGGCACGCCGCGCCGCTCGAGGTGGCGACGGTCGGGATCGCGGGCAGCGTCGTCTCGCGCGTGAGCTGA
- a CDS encoding thioredoxin family protein gives MSAFRCAACGAMNRVRLPPPAPPVCGRCKRDLDLSGAPQPLDAGQLDAAVRSAPVPLLVDFWAPWCGPCRAAAPILEQLAQRRAGRLLVGKVNSDDAASAAARHGIQAIPTFILFSEGRELARHSGVLALPELERWLERAGAGAA, from the coding sequence ATGTCCGCCTTCCGCTGCGCCGCCTGCGGCGCCATGAACCGCGTGCGGCTCCCGCCGCCGGCGCCGCCGGTGTGCGGGCGCTGCAAGCGCGACCTCGACCTGTCCGGCGCGCCGCAGCCGCTCGACGCGGGCCAGCTCGACGCGGCGGTGCGGAGCGCGCCCGTGCCGCTGCTCGTCGACTTCTGGGCGCCCTGGTGCGGGCCGTGCCGCGCCGCGGCGCCGATCCTGGAGCAGCTCGCGCAGCGCCGGGCCGGCCGGCTCCTCGTCGGCAAGGTGAACAGCGACGACGCGGCCAGCGCCGCGGCGCGGCACGGGATCCAGGCCATCCCGACCTTCATCCTCTTCTCCGAGGGCCGCGAGCTGGCGCGCCACAGCGGCGTGCTCGCGCTGCCGGAGCTCGAGCGGTGGCTGGAGCGCGCCGGGGCGGGGGCGGCGTAG
- a CDS encoding hemerythrin domain-containing protein, which yields MISLLKASPAGDAVSALLDCHDRIRSFTALALRLARAHDLAEPEARDAAAAVHRYFSAALPLHARDEEESILPRLRGREPALDAALAVMVREHREHEAAVGRLLAACAAVSARPAELARVAPELEAAALDLERHFDEHLAAEERVLFPALRALLRPEDHQAVLAELRARRT from the coding sequence ATGATCTCCCTCCTCAAGGCCTCCCCCGCCGGCGACGCGGTCTCGGCGCTGCTCGACTGCCACGACCGCATCCGGTCCTTCACCGCGCTCGCGCTGCGGCTCGCGCGGGCGCACGATCTCGCCGAGCCCGAGGCCCGCGACGCGGCGGCGGCCGTCCACCGCTACTTCTCGGCCGCCCTGCCGCTCCACGCGCGCGACGAGGAGGAGTCCATCCTGCCGCGCCTGCGCGGCCGCGAGCCCGCGCTCGACGCGGCGCTCGCGGTCATGGTGCGCGAGCACCGCGAGCACGAGGCGGCGGTCGGGCGCCTGCTCGCCGCCTGCGCCGCGGTGAGCGCGCGCCCGGCGGAGCTGGCGCGGGTGGCGCCGGAGCTGGAGGCGGCCGCGCTCGACCTCGAGCGGCACTTCGACGAGCACCTCGCGGCCGAGGAGCGCGTCCTCTTCCCGGCGCTCCGCGCGCTCTTGCGGCCCGAGGACCACCAGGCGGTGCTCGCCGAGCTGCGGGCGCGGCGGACGTGA
- a CDS encoding HAD family hydrolase, whose protein sequence is MKARLRAAIFDLDGTLVDNMRYHGDAWLALARRLGASATRHDFEHRWAGKKADEIFGYLLGRTPSPEETARLEDEKERAYRAAYRPLVAPVPGLLPFLDRLEAAGVRLAVATAAPRENREMVLAALGLAERFEVVAGPEGGHVRGKPAPDIYLAAARALDLPPAACLAFEDAVNGVLSARAAGMAVVGVLTSAGEAELAAAGAGWFLRDYAALPPALERILFG, encoded by the coding sequence GTGAAGGCCCGCCTGCGCGCCGCCATCTTCGACCTGGACGGCACCCTGGTCGACAACATGCGGTACCACGGCGACGCCTGGCTGGCGCTCGCCCGGCGGCTCGGCGCATCCGCCACCCGCCACGACTTCGAGCACCGCTGGGCGGGCAAGAAGGCGGACGAGATCTTCGGGTACCTCCTCGGCCGGACGCCGTCGCCCGAGGAGACCGCTCGGCTCGAGGACGAGAAGGAGCGCGCCTACCGCGCGGCGTACCGCCCGCTGGTGGCGCCGGTCCCGGGGCTCCTCCCCTTCCTCGACCGGCTCGAGGCGGCCGGGGTGCGCCTGGCGGTGGCCACCGCTGCCCCGCGCGAGAACCGGGAGATGGTGCTCGCCGCGCTCGGGCTCGCGGAGCGCTTCGAGGTGGTGGCCGGCCCCGAGGGCGGCCACGTGCGGGGCAAGCCCGCCCCCGACATCTACCTGGCCGCGGCCCGCGCGCTCGACCTCCCGCCCGCCGCCTGCCTGGCCTTCGAGGACGCGGTGAACGGCGTCCTCTCGGCCCGCGCCGCCGGGATGGCGGTGGTGGGCGTGCTCACCTCCGCGGGCGAGGCGGAGCTCGCCGCCGCCGGCGCCGGCTGGTTCCTGCGCGACTACGCGGCGTTGCCGCCTGCGCTGGAGCGGATCCTCTTCGGGTGA
- a CDS encoding phosphatase PAP2 family protein, whose amino-acid sequence MVLSDFHGALDLRLFQLVNRDGGPLLDAVMRALSARAFGIAFGVLLAAVLLARLGRGAARPLLALAIAILLSDLVGSQLLRPLFGRMRPCYALPPGTFRFVGAAANGPSLPSLHASNMFALAWVVAWARPRLGPLAFAVALAVAVSRVYLGVHWPSDVAAGALWGTFAAAAGRAFAARFEDGGLSRRPPG is encoded by the coding sequence ATGGTGCTCAGCGACTTCCACGGGGCGCTCGATCTCCGGCTCTTCCAGCTGGTGAACCGGGACGGCGGACCGCTCCTCGACGCCGTCATGCGCGCGCTCTCGGCGCGGGCCTTCGGGATCGCCTTCGGGGTCCTGCTGGCCGCCGTCCTCCTGGCCCGGCTCGGGCGCGGCGCGGCGCGGCCGCTGCTGGCGCTCGCGATCGCCATCCTCCTGAGCGACCTCGTCGGGTCCCAGCTCCTGCGGCCCCTCTTCGGCCGGATGCGGCCCTGCTACGCGCTCCCGCCGGGGACGTTCCGCTTCGTCGGGGCCGCCGCCAACGGGCCGTCCCTGCCGAGCCTGCACGCCTCGAACATGTTCGCCCTGGCGTGGGTGGTGGCCTGGGCGCGCCCGCGGCTCGGGCCGCTCGCCTTCGCGGTGGCGCTGGCGGTGGCGGTGTCGCGCGTCTACCTCGGGGTCCACTGGCCGAGCGACGTCGCGGCCGGCGCGCTGTGGGGGACGTTCGCGGCGGCGGCGGGGCGGGCCTTCGCGGCGAGGTTCGAGGACGGCGGCCTCAGCCGTCGCCCTCCGGGCTGA
- a CDS encoding DNA recombination protein RmuC — MVLALLAVTCLAALGSAALALAAPGRAAAAVRAALADRLDALARGQEREERALREELSGLRAEQAASAAQLRAELRGALQGVELRLEALRRAVDEKLAALQQESARQLEEMRRTVDEKLQGTLEQRLGEAFRLVGERLEAVQRGLGEMQTLASGVGDLKKVLSNVKVRGTWGEIQLGHLLAQVLAPEQYAANVTTRPHASERVEFAVRLPGGERGEEVLLPIDSKFPVEDYQRLVEASERGDAAAVEACGRQLEARLEACAQDIRDKYLNPPSTTDFGLLFLPTEGLYAEAARRSGLIERLQREQRVVLAGPTTLAALLNSLQMGFRTLAIQRRSSEVWQVLGAVKAEFGKFGEVLAAVEKKLVEASHKLGVVGTRSRAIERQLRGVQELSPEEAPALLLREAAREVSPEGDG; from the coding sequence ATGGTGCTCGCCCTCCTCGCCGTGACCTGCCTCGCCGCGCTGGGGTCGGCCGCGCTCGCCCTGGCGGCGCCGGGGCGCGCGGCGGCCGCGGTGCGCGCCGCCCTGGCGGACCGGCTCGACGCCCTCGCCCGCGGGCAGGAGCGCGAGGAGCGCGCCCTCCGCGAGGAGCTCTCGGGGCTCCGCGCGGAGCAGGCGGCGTCCGCGGCGCAGCTGCGGGCCGAGCTGCGCGGCGCGCTCCAGGGCGTGGAGCTCCGGCTCGAGGCGCTGCGGCGGGCGGTGGACGAGAAGCTGGCCGCGCTCCAGCAGGAGAGCGCCCGGCAGCTCGAGGAGATGCGCCGGACCGTCGACGAGAAGCTGCAGGGCACGCTGGAGCAGCGGCTCGGCGAGGCGTTCCGGCTGGTGGGCGAGCGGCTCGAGGCGGTGCAGCGCGGCCTGGGCGAGATGCAGACGCTGGCGAGCGGCGTCGGCGATCTCAAGAAGGTGCTCTCCAACGTGAAGGTGCGGGGCACCTGGGGCGAGATCCAGCTCGGGCACCTGCTCGCGCAGGTGCTCGCGCCGGAGCAGTACGCGGCGAACGTGACGACCCGGCCGCACGCCTCCGAGCGCGTCGAGTTCGCCGTCCGGCTGCCGGGCGGCGAGCGGGGCGAGGAGGTGCTCCTGCCCATCGACTCGAAGTTCCCGGTCGAGGACTACCAGCGGCTGGTCGAGGCCTCCGAGCGCGGCGACGCCGCGGCGGTCGAGGCGTGCGGCCGGCAGCTCGAGGCGCGCCTCGAGGCGTGCGCGCAGGACATCCGGGACAAGTACCTGAACCCGCCCTCCACCACGGACTTCGGCCTGCTGTTCCTGCCCACCGAGGGGCTCTACGCCGAGGCGGCGCGGCGGAGCGGCCTCATCGAGCGGCTGCAGCGCGAGCAGCGGGTGGTGCTGGCCGGGCCGACCACGCTGGCGGCGCTGCTCAACAGCCTGCAGATGGGCTTTCGCACCCTCGCCATCCAGCGGCGCTCGAGCGAGGTGTGGCAGGTGCTCGGGGCGGTGAAGGCCGAGTTCGGCAAGTTCGGCGAGGTGCTGGCCGCGGTCGAGAAGAAGCTCGTCGAGGCGTCGCACAAGCTCGGCGTGGTCGGCACGCGCAGCCGCGCCATCGAGCGTCAGCTCCGGGGAGTGCAGGAGCTCTCCCCGGAGGAAGCGCCGGCGCTCCTGCTGCGCGAGGCCGCGCGCGAGGTCAGCCCGGAGGGCGACGGCTGA
- a CDS encoding fibronectin type III domain-containing protein, which yields MARAQEEVAPPAAPEPPPPDLTPPTAPAELTATALGETEVELRWTAATDEVGVAGYEVVRDGRVVAGGPGLGAREKGLAAWSSYCWAVRAFDAAGNRSPPSPAACARTLDLTPPSTPLHLVASATSDKSVQVLWQASTDNVRVEKYELLREGDVVAESSAAWADEHELRPGVRYCYAVRAVDPAGNRSAKSATACAVTPDLTPPTVPGALAAQPVSSSAMFLAWDASSDDVGVTGYEVVRDGELAAKVAVPDALATALTAGKHCFRVRAVDQAGNRSALSPATCMTTADPEVPPAPFRLQAEPASEKAVRLSWRPSAREDVVYRVYWEDGKSIGVTRLTGYSAVGLKPGERHCYRVGAVDEEGHESPRTLEACAAPRNESLSVR from the coding sequence GTGGCTCGGGCGCAGGAGGAGGTCGCGCCGCCGGCCGCGCCGGAGCCGCCTCCCCCCGATCTCACTCCGCCCACCGCGCCTGCCGAGCTCACCGCCACGGCGCTCGGCGAGACCGAGGTCGAGCTGCGCTGGACGGCCGCCACCGACGAGGTGGGCGTCGCCGGCTACGAGGTCGTGCGCGACGGGCGCGTCGTCGCCGGCGGGCCGGGGCTCGGGGCCCGCGAGAAGGGGCTCGCCGCCTGGTCCAGCTACTGCTGGGCCGTGCGCGCCTTCGACGCCGCCGGGAACCGCTCCCCGCCCTCCCCGGCGGCCTGCGCCCGCACCCTCGACCTCACCCCGCCCTCCACCCCCCTGCACCTCGTGGCGAGCGCCACCTCCGACAAGAGCGTGCAGGTCCTCTGGCAGGCCTCCACCGACAACGTCCGGGTGGAGAAGTACGAGCTCCTCCGCGAAGGGGACGTGGTGGCCGAGTCGTCCGCCGCCTGGGCCGACGAGCACGAGCTCCGGCCGGGCGTGCGCTACTGCTACGCGGTGCGCGCGGTCGATCCGGCGGGCAACCGCTCGGCCAAGAGCGCGACCGCCTGCGCCGTCACGCCCGATCTCACGCCGCCCACCGTGCCGGGCGCGCTGGCGGCCCAGCCGGTCTCCTCCTCGGCGATGTTCCTCGCCTGGGACGCCTCGAGCGACGACGTCGGCGTCACCGGCTACGAGGTCGTGCGGGACGGCGAGCTCGCGGCGAAGGTGGCGGTCCCGGACGCGCTGGCGACGGCGCTCACGGCCGGCAAGCACTGCTTCCGGGTGCGCGCCGTCGACCAGGCGGGGAACCGCTCGGCGCTCTCCCCCGCCACGTGCATGACGACCGCCGATCCGGAGGTGCCGCCGGCGCCCTTCCGGCTGCAGGCGGAGCCCGCCTCGGAGAAGGCGGTGCGCCTCTCCTGGCGGCCGTCCGCGCGCGAGGACGTGGTCTACCGGGTGTACTGGGAGGACGGGAAGAGCATCGGCGTCACCCGCCTCACCGGCTACAGCGCGGTGGGCCTCAAGCCCGGCGAGCGCCACTGCTACCGCGTCGGCGCCGTCGACGAGGAGGGGCACGAGTCGCCCCGCACGCTCGAGGCGTGCGCCGCGCCGCGCAACGAGTCGCTGTCGGTGCGGTGA
- a CDS encoding hybrid sensor histidine kinase/response regulator, whose translation MMTAASPELVRALFDHSPLPQFVVDRETLAFVDVNEAALRHYGYTRAEFLARSMLDIRPPEDVERARRSAARPVAAAAETRGLWRHVKKGGAVVDVEVLAADFELGRRKARLLTVRDVTEQKAAEEALRRSEESFRAAIESAPDLVVVLREERVVYANAAVTAALGHARDALLGEEAVRFVHPDDRARVAEIVARAQQEPHAPSEELRLLRADGGELRVEFRVVAVAFDGGPAVLAFGRDLTARRLLEARLAAAGRMSSLGELAAGLVHEINNPISYALANVSFAAEAVEPLLAAAPSPGDAHELGGALRDARLGLERVRDLVRNLKTFSRVDEEPFQPVDLHAALEAACSMSRNEVKHRARLVQRYAPGTWVRGDEGKLAQVFVNLLVNAAQAIPDGRADEHTVSIEVIPWPGGRLAVEVSDTGQGILAEHLPRLFDPFFTTKPKGLGTGLGLSICDSIVRAHGGHIEVETRPGQGTCVRVVLSPGLPPPAPAAPAPGVGPARGRRGRVLVVDDEPRVCDALARLVSGQHELRGASCGRAALELLRAGEQFDAVLCDVMMPELNGVQLQRAVAEIAPALAARFAFMTGGAFSAEAGRLLAESGAPVLRKPFERDALLGCLRVLCDGAAPPEGPA comes from the coding sequence ATGATGACGGCCGCGTCACCGGAGCTCGTCCGGGCGCTCTTCGATCACAGCCCGCTCCCCCAGTTCGTCGTCGACCGCGAGACGCTCGCGTTCGTCGACGTGAACGAGGCGGCGCTGCGGCACTACGGCTACACGCGCGCGGAGTTCCTCGCCCGCTCGATGCTCGACATCCGGCCCCCGGAGGACGTCGAGCGCGCCCGGCGCTCGGCCGCCCGGCCGGTGGCGGCCGCCGCCGAGACGCGCGGGCTGTGGCGCCACGTGAAGAAGGGCGGCGCGGTCGTCGACGTCGAGGTCCTCGCCGCCGACTTCGAGCTGGGCCGGCGCAAGGCGCGCCTCCTCACCGTCCGCGACGTCACCGAGCAGAAGGCGGCCGAGGAGGCGCTGCGGCGCTCCGAGGAGAGCTTCCGCGCCGCCATCGAGAGCGCGCCCGACCTCGTCGTCGTCCTGCGCGAGGAGCGGGTGGTCTACGCGAACGCGGCCGTCACCGCCGCGCTCGGCCACGCCCGCGACGCGCTGCTGGGGGAGGAGGCGGTCCGCTTCGTCCACCCGGACGACCGCGCGCGGGTGGCCGAGATCGTGGCGCGCGCGCAGCAGGAGCCGCACGCGCCCTCCGAGGAGCTGCGCCTCCTCCGCGCCGACGGCGGCGAGCTGCGCGTCGAGTTCAGGGTGGTGGCGGTGGCCTTCGACGGCGGCCCCGCCGTCCTCGCCTTCGGCCGCGACCTCACCGCCCGGCGGCTCCTGGAGGCCCGCCTGGCGGCGGCCGGCCGCATGAGCTCGCTCGGCGAGCTGGCGGCCGGCCTGGTGCACGAGATCAACAACCCCATCTCCTACGCGCTCGCCAACGTCTCGTTCGCGGCCGAGGCCGTCGAGCCGCTGCTCGCCGCCGCGCCGTCGCCGGGCGACGCGCACGAGCTCGGCGGGGCGCTGCGCGACGCGCGCCTCGGGCTCGAGCGGGTGCGCGATCTCGTCCGCAACCTCAAGACCTTCTCGCGCGTCGACGAGGAGCCGTTCCAGCCGGTGGACCTGCACGCCGCGCTGGAGGCGGCCTGCAGCATGAGCCGCAACGAGGTGAAGCACCGCGCCCGCCTGGTCCAGCGCTACGCGCCCGGCACCTGGGTGCGCGGGGACGAGGGGAAGCTGGCGCAGGTGTTCGTGAACCTGCTCGTCAACGCCGCGCAGGCCATCCCGGACGGCCGCGCCGACGAGCACACCGTCAGCATCGAGGTCATCCCGTGGCCCGGCGGTCGCCTGGCGGTCGAGGTCAGCGACACCGGCCAGGGGATCCTCGCCGAGCACCTGCCGCGCCTGTTCGACCCCTTCTTCACCACCAAGCCCAAGGGCCTCGGGACCGGGCTCGGGCTCTCCATCTGCGACAGCATCGTCCGCGCGCACGGCGGCCACATCGAGGTGGAGACCCGCCCCGGCCAGGGCACCTGCGTCCGGGTCGTCCTCTCGCCGGGGCTCCCGCCGCCCGCGCCGGCCGCTCCGGCTCCCGGCGTGGGGCCCGCGCGCGGTCGCCGCGGCCGGGTGCTGGTGGTGGACGACGAGCCGCGCGTGTGCGACGCGCTGGCGCGCCTGGTGAGCGGCCAGCACGAGCTGCGCGGCGCCAGCTGCGGGCGCGCGGCGCTGGAGCTCCTCCGCGCCGGCGAGCAGTTCGACGCCGTCCTCTGCGACGTCATGATGCCCGAGCTGAACGGGGTGCAGCTCCAGCGCGCGGTGGCGGAGATCGCCCCCGCGCTGGCGGCGCGGTTCGCCTTCATGACGGGCGGCGCCTTCTCCGCCGAGGCCGGCCGCCTGCTGGCGGAGTCGGGCGCGCCGGTGCTGCGCAAACCGTTCGAGCGCGACGCGCTGCTCGGCTGTCTGCGGGTGCTGTGCGACGGCGCGGCGCCGCCGGAGGGCCCGGCTTAA
- the acs gene encoding acetate--CoA ligase, with amino-acid sequence MSADSPRKSLPDLSDSQRAAISALAHDEKVIQPPVWLAQQATVPNDAIERAYASEDPERFWREKAKLVDWMRPFEEVTRFEAPDHQWFVGGKLNATVSCIDRHVHGDRRLKAALIWVGENGEEHTYTYNRLYREVNRFANALKRLGVKKGDRVIVYMPLCPEGIVTMLACARIGAIHSVVFAGMGTQALRSRIEDSGAKVVVCSDFTFRRGKKIPLKPTVDEAVRDLYSVEHVVVHRRGSRPGDAPVTFDSDREHDFYDIQEGREIHCKPEPMDSEDPLFILYTSGTTGKPKGVVHTTGGYLVGTTYLARAFYQIGERDIYWSTSDIGWIVGHSFIVYGPLSCGATIFCREGVPDYPSPDVTWELCERYGVDILFTAPTAVRMWMSHGGDAPARYDLKKLRLVACAGEPLNPEAHHWAQANLVGQSRGMVVDNWWQTEIAAPVLGTMPTFEARPGKVGKPLPGADVAVVDPQGKEVAAGEGGLLVIRKPLPYMLRTVWGDHKRYENYWRQIPGFYTAGDIAVKDRDGYFAVLGRADDVMNVAGHRIGTADVEGSLLRHPAVAESAVVGLPDPVKGERIKAFVVLKAGVPQGAGLVGSLKDHVRQDLGPIATPSDVEIRTSLPKTRSGKIVRRYLKAVELGQDPGDLSTLAD; translated from the coding sequence ATGTCCGCCGACTCCCCTCGCAAGTCCCTGCCGGATCTCAGTGATTCCCAGCGGGCCGCCATCAGCGCCCTCGCCCACGACGAGAAGGTCATCCAGCCGCCGGTGTGGCTGGCGCAGCAGGCCACCGTCCCGAACGACGCCATCGAGCGCGCCTACGCCTCGGAGGACCCGGAGCGGTTCTGGCGCGAGAAGGCCAAGCTCGTCGACTGGATGAGGCCCTTCGAGGAGGTGACGCGGTTCGAGGCGCCGGACCACCAGTGGTTCGTCGGCGGGAAGCTCAACGCCACCGTCTCCTGCATCGACCGGCACGTGCACGGCGACCGGCGCCTCAAGGCGGCGCTGATCTGGGTGGGGGAGAACGGCGAGGAGCACACGTACACGTACAACCGGCTCTACCGCGAGGTGAACCGGTTCGCGAACGCGCTCAAGCGGCTCGGGGTGAAGAAGGGCGACCGGGTCATCGTGTACATGCCGCTCTGCCCGGAGGGCATCGTCACGATGCTCGCCTGCGCGCGCATCGGCGCCATCCACTCGGTGGTCTTCGCCGGGATGGGCACCCAGGCGCTGCGCAGCCGGATCGAGGACTCGGGCGCGAAGGTGGTGGTCTGCTCCGACTTCACCTTCCGGCGCGGGAAGAAGATCCCGCTCAAGCCGACGGTGGACGAGGCGGTGCGCGACCTCTACTCGGTGGAGCACGTGGTGGTGCACCGCCGCGGCTCGCGCCCGGGCGACGCGCCGGTCACCTTCGACTCCGACCGCGAGCACGACTTCTACGACATCCAGGAGGGCCGCGAGATCCACTGCAAGCCGGAGCCGATGGACTCGGAGGACCCGCTCTTCATCCTCTACACCTCGGGCACCACCGGGAAGCCGAAGGGCGTCGTCCACACCACCGGCGGCTACCTCGTCGGCACCACCTACCTGGCGCGCGCCTTCTACCAGATCGGCGAGCGGGACATCTACTGGAGCACCTCGGACATCGGCTGGATCGTCGGGCACTCGTTCATCGTCTACGGCCCGCTCTCCTGCGGCGCGACCATCTTCTGCCGCGAGGGCGTGCCCGACTACCCGTCGCCCGACGTCACCTGGGAGCTCTGCGAGCGGTACGGCGTCGACATCCTCTTCACCGCGCCCACCGCGGTGCGCATGTGGATGAGCCACGGCGGCGACGCGCCGGCCCGCTACGACCTGAAGAAGCTCCGGCTGGTCGCCTGCGCCGGCGAGCCGCTCAACCCGGAGGCGCACCACTGGGCGCAGGCGAACCTGGTCGGCCAGTCGAGGGGGATGGTGGTCGACAACTGGTGGCAGACCGAGATCGCGGCGCCGGTGCTCGGCACCATGCCGACCTTCGAGGCCAGGCCGGGCAAGGTGGGCAAGCCGCTGCCCGGCGCCGACGTGGCGGTGGTGGACCCGCAGGGCAAGGAGGTGGCGGCCGGCGAGGGCGGCCTGCTCGTCATCCGCAAGCCGCTGCCGTACATGCTCCGGACGGTGTGGGGCGACCACAAGCGCTACGAGAACTACTGGCGGCAGATCCCGGGCTTCTACACGGCGGGTGACATCGCCGTGAAGGACCGGGACGGGTACTTCGCGGTGCTCGGCCGCGCCGACGACGTCATGAACGTGGCCGGCCACCGCATCGGCACCGCCGACGTGGAGGGCTCGCTGCTCCGCCACCCCGCGGTCGCCGAGAGCGCGGTGGTGGGCCTGCCCGACCCGGTGAAGGGCGAGCGCATCAAGGCCTTCGTGGTGCTGAAGGCGGGCGTGCCGCAGGGCGCTGGCCTGGTCGGCTCGCTCAAGGACCACGTCCGGCAGGACCTCGGCCCCATCGCCACCCCGTCCGACGTGGAGATCCGCACCTCGCTCCCGAAGACGCGCTCCGGCAAGATCGTCCGCCGCTACCTCAAGGCGGTGGAGCTGGGGCAGGACCCGGGCGACCTGTCGACGCTGGCGGACTGA
- a CDS encoding bifunctional ornithine acetyltransferase/N-acetylglutamate synthase yields MPSTSLAFASAEAHRAWLETQAALPAGFRVGTASFAFTPVEVSKPSKMNLTLLALDRPTDAFALALTTNAFPGAPILVARQRREGARLGAVVVNNKVSNVCAPGGVEAAERVCAAAGRALGLAPDEVLPASTGVIGWRLPDAAMVQALPGAAAALQPRSVLPAAEAIMTTDLYPKVRRAEVGGGAIVGIAKGAGMIEPNLATMLVFLLTDLDVARDELRAALDEAIEGSFHGITVDSDTSTSDMVVLLASRARPAPARAAFRDALRRVCRDLAEDLVRNGEGVHHVLRLQVSGAPDRAVARAVGKAVANSPLFQCAVNGNDPNVGRLLCAIGKHVGAAGLPLDMSRVRIRMGGELLLEGGLMQLDPAKEERLVRHLRAAELYASAPPADGLTFRPPLRHPPHERSVELEVDLGVPGGHAAEVLGADRSHEYITENADYRS; encoded by the coding sequence ATGCCCAGCACCTCCCTCGCCTTCGCGTCCGCCGAGGCGCACCGCGCCTGGCTCGAGACGCAGGCCGCGCTGCCGGCCGGCTTCCGCGTCGGGACCGCCAGCTTCGCCTTCACCCCGGTCGAGGTGTCGAAGCCGTCGAAGATGAACCTGACGCTGCTGGCGCTGGACCGCCCCACCGACGCCTTCGCGCTCGCGCTCACCACCAACGCCTTCCCCGGCGCGCCCATCCTCGTGGCGCGCCAGCGGCGCGAGGGCGCGCGACTCGGCGCGGTGGTGGTGAACAACAAGGTCTCGAACGTCTGCGCGCCCGGCGGCGTGGAGGCGGCCGAGCGCGTCTGCGCCGCGGCGGGGCGCGCCCTCGGCCTCGCGCCGGACGAGGTGCTGCCGGCCTCCACCGGCGTCATCGGCTGGCGGCTGCCCGACGCCGCCATGGTCCAGGCGCTGCCCGGGGCGGCGGCGGCGCTGCAGCCGCGCTCGGTGCTGCCGGCGGCGGAGGCGATCATGACCACCGACCTCTACCCCAAGGTGCGCCGGGCGGAGGTGGGCGGCGGCGCGATCGTCGGCATCGCCAAGGGCGCCGGCATGATCGAGCCGAACCTCGCCACCATGCTGGTGTTCCTGCTCACCGACCTCGACGTCGCGCGCGACGAGCTGCGCGCGGCGCTCGACGAGGCGATCGAGGGGAGCTTCCACGGCATCACGGTGGACTCCGACACCAGCACCTCCGACATGGTGGTCCTGCTCGCCTCGCGCGCCCGGCCGGCCCCGGCGCGCGCCGCCTTCCGCGACGCGCTGCGCCGCGTGTGCCGCGATCTCGCCGAGGACCTCGTGCGCAACGGGGAGGGCGTGCACCACGTCCTGCGCCTCCAGGTGAGCGGCGCGCCCGATCGCGCCGTCGCGCGCGCGGTCGGGAAGGCGGTCGCCAACTCGCCGCTCTTCCAGTGCGCGGTGAACGGCAACGATCCGAACGTGGGCCGGCTGCTGTGCGCCATCGGCAAGCACGTCGGCGCGGCCGGCCTGCCGCTCGACATGAGCCGGGTCCGGATCCGCATGGGCGGCGAGCTCCTGCTCGAGGGCGGCCTGATGCAGCTCGACCCGGCCAAGGAGGAGCGGCTGGTGCGGCACCTGCGCGCCGCGGAGCTGTACGCCTCCGCCCCGCCCGCGGACGGCCTCACCTTCCGGCCGCCCCTCCGCCACCCGCCGCACGAGCGCTCGGTGGAGCTGGAGGTGGACCTCGGCGTCCCGGGCGGCCACGCGGCCGAGGTCCTCGGGGCCGACCGCAGCCACGAGTACATCACCGAGAACGCGGACTACCGCAGCTGA